In Candidatus Effluviviaceae Genus V sp., the sequence GACGACGCCCTGCTCGGTCTCGCAGACGCGCACAGAGCGGTCCGGGAGTACGCCCTCGCCGAGAACGAGTACCTTCGCCTGACGCAGGAGTATCCAGAGTCGCCGCTTGTGCCGGAGGCCCGCTACAAGCTCGGGGTCACCTACTATGAGCAGTCGCTGCCCGCGTCACTCGATCAGACGATGACCCGGAGGGCGCTCTCGCAGCTCAACAGCTTCCTGGCGACCTATCCAGCCAGCGCGTTCGCTTCGGACGCCGAGGAACTCGTTGACGAGCTGCGTGCCCGTCTGGCGGAGAAGCTCTTTCTCTCGGCCGAGCTCTATCTGTCGCTGAACGACGTCGACGCGGCGGGTGTCTACTTCGAGCAGGTCGTCGAGGACTATCCCGACACCCCCTGGGCGCCGCGCGCGCTCCGGACGTGGGAGCGGAGCCTGAGGGAGGCGGGCGAGACGGCGCGGGCCGACGAGGTCCGCGGCCGGCTGGACGAACTCTACCCCGAAGAGGCCGGCGAACCGAGCCCTCAGGACGGCGGCGGGTCCGGTTCATAGCGCGCTGGCCCTCGAGAGGGAGGCGATCGGTCTGGCACTCGGTATTCTGGGGGGTACGTTCGACCCCGTGCACGTCGCTCACCTGATCGCCGCCGAGACGGCCGTCGACGAACTCGGCCTCGACTCCGTGGTTCTCATCCCGGCAGCGCGCCCTCCGCACA encodes:
- the bamD gene encoding outer membrane protein assembly factor BamD, whose protein sequence is MTTPSRRLTVALSLGLIVAAFFGCSPMPDLSEATAESAYEAGVAAMAAEDYLIAVEAFRRVTDTYPLSPEADDALLGLADAHRAVREYALAENEYLRLTQEYPESPLVPEARYKLGVTYYEQSLPASLDQTMTRRALSQLNSFLATYPASAFASDAEELVDELRARLAEKLFLSAELYLSLNDVDAAGVYFEQVVEDYPDTPWAPRALRTWERSLREAGETARADEVRGRLDELYPEEAGEPSPQDGGGSGS